Proteins from a genomic interval of Zingiber officinale cultivar Zhangliang chromosome 1B, Zo_v1.1, whole genome shotgun sequence:
- the LOC121971676 gene encoding anthocyanidin 5,3-O-glucosyltransferase-like, which produces MKPTVVLYPMTGMGHVVPMVELAKLFLLHDFAVTVVIMHSPVNHPSLDPFLARVSAAYPSISFHRLPPPTAADPPAGSSSLASFLENIRLNNSQLLDFLVAHRLTADVRAVVLDFFCVAALDVTAELRLPTHIFFSSSAASLAIFLYLPAVESTTELSFRELGDAPVHFPGLPPIAASDMPSPLMDRTGESYERLVIIFQRMLEADSIFINSFEPLESETVHALRSGACAPSRRMPEVHCIGPLISGGGDGNERAECLKWLDVQPRGSVVFLCFGSMSSFSVAQLEQIAAGLERSGQRFLWVVRTPKDSPESHELDVCLPEGFLERTKQRGVVVESWAPQVEVLNHEAVAAFVTHCGWNSTLEAIAAGVAMVAWPLYAEQSLNKVLLVEWTGLAVAMEGYEKGIVTAEEVEAKVRWVMESEGGRELRERAAAMKATAAAAAAEGGSSRQALLEIVKSLRNSNPQVS; this is translated from the coding sequence ATGAAGCCAACGGTGGTGCTTTATCCCATGACCGGCATGGGACACGTCGTCCCCATGGTCGAACTCGCGAAACTCTTCCTCCTCCATGACTTCGCCGTCACCGTCGTCATCATGCACTCCCCCGTTAACCACCCGTCCTTAGACCCCTTCCTCGCCCGTGTCTCCGCCGCCTACCCTTCCATTTCCTTCCACCGCCTACCGCCGCCTACCGCCGCCGACCCACCCGCCGGCAGCAGCTCCTTGGCCTCATTCTTGGAGAACATCCGACTCAACAACTCGCAGCTACTCGACTTCCTCGTCGCCCACCGCCTCACGGCTGACGTCCGCGCCGTCGTCCTCGACTTCTTCTGCGTCGCCGCCCTCGACGTCACAGCCGAGCTCCGCCTCCCGACTcacatcttcttctcctccagtGCCGCTAGCCTCGCCATCTTTCTCTACCTGCCTGCCGTTGAGTCGACCACCGAGCTCAGCTTCCGCGAGCTTGGCGACGCGCCGGTTCACTTTCCGGGACTGCCACCAATCGCTGCGTCTGATATGCCCAGTCCCTTGATGGACCGCACCGGAGAAAGCTATGAAAGGCTGGTTATAATTTTCCAGCGCATGCTCGAGGCTGACTCGATCTTTATCAACTCGTTCGAACCGCTAGAATCGGAGACCGTCCATGCTCTGCGCTCCGGGGCGTGCGCTCCCAGTCGCCGGATGCCGGAAGTGCATTGTATCGGGCCGTTGATCAGCGGCGGCGGCGATGGAAATGAAAGGGCGGAGTGCCTGAAATGGTTGGACGTGCAGCCACGTGGCAGCGTGGTGTTCCTCTGTTTCGGGAGCATGAGCTCCTTCTCGGTGGCGCAGTTGGAGCAGATCGCCGCCGGCCTAGAAAGGAGCGGGCAGCGGTTTCTTTGGGTGGTACGGACGCCCAAAGATTCGCCGGAGTCACATGAACTGGACGTTTGCTTGCCGGAAGGCTTCTTGGAGCGGACGAAGCAGAGGGGGGTGGTGGTGGAGTCTTGGGCGCCGCAGGTGGAGGTGCTGAACCACGAGGCGGTGGCTGCGTTCGTGACGCACTGCGGGTGGAACTCGACTCTGGAGGCGATCGCCGCCGGGGTGGCGATGGTAGCGTGGCCGCTGTACGCGGAGCAGAGCCTGAACAAGGTGTTGCTGGTGGAATGGACGGGGCTGGCGGTGGCGATGGAGGGTTACGAGAAGGGAATCGTGACGGCTGAGGAGGTGGAGGCGAAGGTGAGGTGGGTGATGGAATCAGAAGGAGGAAGGGAGTTGAGGGAGCGGGCGGCGGCAATGAaggcgacggcggcggcggctgcGGCGGAAGGCGGTTCGTCGCGACAGGCTTTGCTGGAAATAGTCAAATCGCTAAGGAATTCCAATCCGCAAGTGTCCTAG